The following proteins are encoded in a genomic region of Hippocampus zosterae strain Florida chromosome 2, ASM2543408v3, whole genome shotgun sequence:
- the c2h7orf57 gene encoding uncharacterized protein C7orf57 homolog, which yields MCNGSSSFSDKNCLLIKFAPLFSLQSNKQQTIYLTMSAVVPNHRRTKPGGIKPGAAATGVTGPTSQIPGLSQTADQSTEVERMSGRRVGVFESDSDYVKLAKQGGHKGLLSHDADVDDKPQTAYNPNNWFSGDESNSGSKATSPNSQAKGGRQPLLAPFGTDNSSSWERETDIFTHDKDKMSPDGTATQLEGLSVSNKYKRTSHNKQMAPVSMSKLLSHGYVEDKKKSPNDDDSSSVTSEQTSTVATEDVDDLD from the exons ATGTGTAACGGAAGTAGTTCCTTCAGTGACAAGAATTGCCTTCTGATCAAATTCGCTCCTCTCTTCTCTTTGCAGAGTAACAAGCAGCAGACG ATTTATCTCACGATGAGTGCTGTTGTACCCAACCATCGAAGGACAAAGCCAGGAG gcataaaGCCAGGAGCAGCAGCCACCGGTGTGACTGGACCAACGTCTCAGATTCCCGGTCTGTCCCAGACTGCTGACCAAAGCACCGAAGTCGAGAGGATGAGCGGACGGCGGGTTGGCGTCTTTGAGTCCGACTCCGACTACGTCAAGCTTGCAAAGCAAGGGGGGCATAAAG GGCTGTTGAGCCATGATGCCGATGTGGATGACAAGCCTCAGACAGCCTACAATCCCAACAACTGGTTTTCAGGTGATGAATCCAACag CGGCAGCAAAGCAACGTCTCCCAACAGCCAGGCGAAGGGCGGCAGGCAGCCTTTGCTTGCACCGTTTGGAACTGATAACAGTTCATCCTGGGAAAGAGAGACTGATATATTTACTCATGATAAAGATAAG ATGTCTCCCGATGGTACCGCCACTCAGTTGGAGGGGTTGTCTGTGAGCAACAAATACAAGCGAAC GTCTCACAATAAGCAAATGGCCCCCGTCAGCATGTCCAAGCTGCTGAGCCATGGCTACGTGGAGGACAAAAAGAAGTCGCCCAATGACGACGATTCCTCAA GTGTGACCTCGGAGCAAACAAGCACCGTTGCAACGGAGGATGTAGATGACCTCGATTAG